In Alphaproteobacteria bacterium, the sequence AGCGTTCCCGAACTGGAGGCGGCCATCGACGACTACCTCGCCAAGCACAACCAAACACCCAAACCCTTCGTCTGGACCGCCACAGCCCAAAGCATTCTCGGAAAGGTCGATCGGGCACGACAGGCGCTTATCCAGGTGAAATCGGGTAACTC encodes:
- a CDS encoding IS630 family transposase, yielding SVPELEAAIDDYLAKHNQTPKPFVWTATAQSILGKVDRARQALIQVKSGNS